The DNA sequence ACCCCCCGAGCTGACCTTAATACGAGGTTATCATTGTCGGCGCAGGGCCATCTGGACTCCTGCTAGCTCTGATGCTCGCGCAGAGTTCAATCCCTGTTACCCTTCTCGATATGAAGAGCGACCTGGACAAGAACCCACGGGCGACGCACTACCCTGCACCTTCGATGCATGAGCTCAACCGCGCTGGCGTCGGTGATGAACTCCGTGAGCGAGGATTCATGCCAGCTGGCGTCACCTGGCGTAAGCTGGATGGCACGCCTATAGTGACGTTGGATGCTGGAAACGTGTCTGACGACCCTGACCGCATGGTCTGTCTGCCATTGGATCAACTAGGTGAAATCCTCAGAAAGCATCTACTCAAGCACCAAAACGTCAATATTCTGTTCAACTACAAGGTCACTGGCATTGGCCAGAACGAGGAAAAAGCCTGGGTAGTCGCCGAAACTCCTGATGGTGAGAAGAAGCTCAGTGCCGACTATATTGTTGGCTGTGACGGAGCCAACAGTCAGATCCGCCGTTCGCTTTTTGGTGACTTGGAGTTCCCGGGCAGGACATGGGACGAACAAATTGTAGCAACAAATGTCGGTCCTCCCAACCACGAGTGTTTCAATACCCTAGGGCCGTTGACGCTGACTACTTACGCAGGTGTACTACGACTTTGACCAGTTCAAATGGAATGACTCGAATTTTATTGTGCACCCCGAGCACTACTACATGGCCGCCAAGATCACAAAAGATGGGATGTGGCGAGTGACTTACGGTGAGCTTCCCGGCCTCACATTTGAGCAACTACGGGAGCGTCAGCCTGCCAAGTTCAGAGACATGCTGCCCGGTCATCCGAGTCCGTCCGACTATAAGCTCGTCAACTTTAGCCCTTACAAGGTCCACCAACGCTTGGCCACCTCTATGCGTCAAGGGCGATTTCTGCTTGCAGCCGATGCCGCGCATCTCTGCAACCCTTTGTAAGACAACTTGTATTTAAGAAGTCGAGGTCTTGATGCTCACCATTCTAATAGCGGCGGCCTGGGCCTTACTGGAGGGATCGTCGATGTTGGTGGGCTCTATGACTGCCTCCGAGGCATCTACGAGAAAAAGGCTGACACCACGATTCTGGATAAATACAACGAGATAAGGAGACAAAAGTGGCTGGATGTCATTGACGTAGTTTCGAGTTCCAACTTGCGCAGGTTGTTCGAGGTGGATCCTGAACAAGCTCTCGAGAcggatggcttcttccagaTGCTCAGGAAAGCCGAGACTGATCCAGCGTGCTCCCAAGAGCTCCAAAATGTGAGTATTGTCATGTTTTTTACTCTATAGCAGAATAGCTTGAATACTGACCATGATGCAGGCGGTCAAAGCCATCCAGCATGATTTCACTCAGTACTACAAGTAAGCTTCTTTGCTTCGGCAAAAAATCGAGTGCCCAAGCCAAATATCTTAGTATAGAAAGAAATCAACCACACCGCATTGTTGGTGCAGTCTAGACTAAATTTTACGTGTCATTCAACCAGACCCGCCTATTTATTGCATTCCCAACTTTCTGCTTCTTTTGTTCTCATGGTGTACGACCATTGAGTGTGGTTGCCTTGTGTTTTTATTTTAAGGGTGTATCTCCTTAAACAAAGAACCACTGCGAATCAATAGCAAAGGGTGTAACCTCGTTGGTAAACTTGGCATTATCTCGTGGCAGGATGATGCTCAGGTGATTGAACTCaattaagcttattttagACCTCGATTAATACATAAGTCAACCTCATTGCATATCTAGAAGGCAGATTGAAGCAACCCAGCAAGAGAAATACAGTTATCAACACATTCAACATATGATACCTAAATGCAATCTATGTAGACTTATTTAACCACTGGTAAACAACCCTCGCATCTTTCCCAGAGTACCTTTCGTCCCCCATTGCCTCGCTGAATGCTTGCTGTGTGGGCTTGTCCAGGATGGTCCTCGCCCCGACGCTCTCGGCCAACTTGGTTCCCATGCCCAATACCTTGGCACATAGCTCAATCCTGAATCCTCCCTCGTAGCCCCGGCTACTCGGAACGTTAGCTTGAACCCCCGGGACTGGGTTGCTCTTGCTTGTGACCCAACACTGGCCGCCGCTGGCATTGATGACATCAGTGAGCGTCTTGGGGTCAAGCCCGGCTTTCACGCCAATGTTGAGCGCCTCGGATGCGGCCAGAGAAGTGATTGCGCTTAGATAGTTGTTGATTATCTTGAAAGCTGTGCCCGCACCGACGTCCCCGCACAGAAATATGCCCTCTCGGTTGCCCATGTGCCCCAGATACGACTTGACAATGGGAAATACTTCATGTGATAAGGATGGTTGGCAACCCACCATGAAGGTGAGAGTGGCAGCACTGGCGCCCATGGGCCCGCCTGAAACAGGCGCGtcaacaaagacaagagtGTCCGAGAGCTTGGAAGTGGAAACCTCCCGGCACGAAGCTGCGACAGAATGGATGCAGTCGGTCTCGATGGTTCCGCATTCGACTACTATCTTGCGTTCAGGGCTTCGTCCCGACTGCTCTGCAGCCGCCACAGCTCCTGCGAGGATGCCAGTTTGATGGTCCAAATAGACCGATTTAACGGCACCAGAACCTGGTAGCATAGTGAAAACTGTTTTCTGGGGTCGTCAGAAAATGTCTAGCTAatggagaagagatgggATATTTCTCACTGCTGCCCTAGCCGCTTCGAAGCCGTTGGGAACTACCTTGACTGTCGCCTTGCCCCTTGCCTCGGCTTTGAATCTGTCCAACGCTTCCAGGTTTGTGTCGCAGATGAGGAGGGTTTTGTCCAAGCCCAAACCGGCGTGCAGATTCAGCGCCATTGGGTAGCCCATCACCCCAAGGCCTGAAACAAGGTTAGTTGACTGTACATCTCACAAGTTGGAGGGCGTCTCTGACCAATGAATGCCACCGTGTCTGATGGTGAAGCAGCCATCTTCTTGCTGCTCTTTGGCTATGATGGGTAGTGACTGGCAATGCGGCTTGTTCTCTAGGCGAGGTCGCAATGGCCAGCTTGGGGAATGGAAGTACAGAACGATGCAGAGCCTTGTCAAGACAACGCCTCACACCAAATAGCGGTAATTATAACATCTCGGCACCCATTACCCCAcacttggtgatggcctcaaccATGCCGGTGATGGATGTGGGGTGTTGCAGGACCCCGCGGTTGGAATTGATCTGATCGGTCTGTACGATTTCACTAGCTGTATGAGGTATCTTGTATATTCATTCCTCAAATCTTTGGCTGCATCACCTGTAAAACCTTAGCTATGTGGCTACATCTTCACGGCTGCTCTGGCTGGCTTACTTTCAAGAGCAAAGAGTGGTTTAGCGATTGTGTGCTATCAATTGGAAGCTCATGCTGCAAGGAATAAATCCAAATATTGTCCCAGGAGTTATGCTGATCACCCCAATCACAGCGTCCCTGGCCAAAACCTGTGTCGGTTCTTCTCCCTCCACACCTTATCATGCGCCAAGACAACCTCTATCTGGACATTTCCGCTACCCCTATCTCTCAAGAAACTGGAAATGTTATCCAGGGTCGCTCTCGCGGTCTCGGTGTGCACATGGACACTTCTCACCCCTCCCCTGCCGTCGTCGTACATTGCAATATTCTTTTCCCCGCTCAGGATTCTGGGGTCGTGACAGCAGTCGCCCCCTAGATAGAGGTATTTATCTTCTGAGAGACGGGCAAGAAGGTTCACGTGGCCGTAAAGATGGCCTGGGCTGTCGATGACAAACAGGCTCCCGTCGCCGAAGAAGTCGAGGGCGTTTGGAAAGACAGACAGCGGTTGCCACGCCCATTGACCGGCCGGTTGGGGTAGATTTGCCACACTCTGGGCGGGTGTGTCGGTGTGCTTTGGGGCGAGGGGAGTGTCATTGTACTCATTGCTGTGGTGCCTCTTGACTGGTGGCAGTTCAACTGTTCGCAGCCGTGGCAGCTCGTCTTGGTTGAACAGTTCGGCTGAGTAGAGAGGCCCGGCACCGTTCTTCAGAAGGTCTAGGGTTCCTGATCCCACGATGAAAGTGGCATTGTTAAAGTCGGATGGCGTCCCGACATGGTCCCAGTGGACGTGGCTAAGAATGACAAAGTCAATATCTTTGCCTGGGTCCAGAAGCTGCTGGCTGAAGTTCCTGTCCAAATCTCTACTGTCAGTGTTGCCCTTGCGCAGACTGTCAGCGCAGTCTGGGTTTGTTATGATGGGCTGTCTCTGAGCCACATGAGCGAGCTGCATCTCTCGATAGCCAGTCAGGTCGCGTTTCACACCCAGGTCAAAGACAATGCGGGTCGTCTTTTGGGCTGTGAGGGACGAGGGTTGATGCTGTATGAGGAACGAGAGCGAAGGCACCGTTACTCTAAGGCCGGGGTCTGCATCGGTCACGAACAGCCTCTCAGGAAGTGTAATGTGGCCGGCGTCCAAAGCCGAAACCACGACGTAGGCAGGCGTGCCTGAACCTGAGGTGGCAATCATGGTTGGTTGAGGGATGAGACACGGGATGCTGGCTTAGGTCAATCAGTTTAAAGTATTAGTACGTCAACCTCTTCGAAAACTCACTGTCGGAAGTCCTCTTTAACAGTGCAACTTGAATGCCTCTGCCAAATGCGGGGTGAATATACCGAGGGTGTAGATCCTGTGGCCGTTAAAGGGGAACTCCAATGTCTCTCCACATTGTGCGGTGCTGCAAGATCCCCCACGATGCCCCACGCCTTCGGTGGTAGATAACCGATGACCGACTTCCTTCAAGTACCAACCTTCGTCTTCACAAGGTCCAGCGGCCTTCTTTGATCATTAATACTAGGAAAGACGCATCCGCATCCTCTTCCCATTGCCTTGGCTGCTCTGGTAACTAATATCTCTCTCATTAACCTGTTCACGTCGTATTGACTAATCAGTCGAGATACTACTCTGCTCTCCCCGTTTAAACAACACAAGAAGCCGCTTTTCGACCGACATTGGACTTGATTACGTCGTCTACCACCATGAGTCAAGACAGCAAACTCGACGCGCTACACAAGGAACTGTTCGAGCAGGGCCTGAAGATGCGCCGCAGCGTCGTCGGCGACGCCTATGTCGATCGCGCCCTCGCCAACGGGTCCACCGAGTTCTCTAAGCCTGGACAAGAGCTCGTTACAGAGTGGTGCTGGGGATACGCTTGGACACGACCCggtctggagaagaagcaacgGAGTCTGCTGAATATTGGTATGCTAATGGCTCTTAACCGTGGGCCAGAGCTCGCTGTCCACGTTCGTGGAGCGAGGAACAATGGCCTGACAGAGCTTGAGATCCGGGAAGCGATTCTTCACTGCACTACCTACTGCGGTGTCCCGGCTGGTGTGGAGGCTATGAAGATTGCCGAGAGAGTACTCAACGAGATGAGTGAGACGGGTGAGAAGACACGGGAGCTTGGGAACAAGGCGGAGTGAAGGCAGAGCCTCCGTATGGTAGCATAAAGAGGTTACTTGATCGTCAGAGCAACGAGGATGTTAAGTCGTGTCATTGCTTTCATACACTGCACTGAGAATGAGACAAACGTAATCAGTCATTGTGCTTAGCCCCTTCTGCTAAAGGATTCCTGAATCTCTATGTGCCAAACTCGAGGTTGAATATGTTCATCATTTCTACAGGCATCTACCTATTGCGCTTCGGAACAACCCTCTCCAGACAGCTCCTGTAGAATGGGACCTGCCACATAAGCGGTTTGTAGGCTCAGTTGACTTGCAATCTCCAAGACATGTAGAATATCCTGCGGCGTAGCACCATATCCAAGAGCGTTTCTCATGTGTAGCTTGAGCCCGCGGATATAGAGGTGGGTAGATGATGCATCAAAAGCACAGTAGATTAGCTCCTTCATCTACACTTGAGTTAGTTTTGATGTGCCTTTTCGTCATTAAGAGTCTCATTCAGAGACCGACTGAGATGAACTCACCTTGGGTGTTAGGTACCCCTTCCTTTCATCTCCTCCGTCGTCTAGACTAGCCCATGGTACACCAGAAAACTCCAAATAGGCCTCGAAGAACTCGGGGTCAAGTCTCAAGAGTTCTTCCCAAGTCTCATGCCAGTACCCTCTTTTCGCAGTGAATTCTCTCTTCAGTTGCAGCTGTCTCGCATTGTATGGCCTAGTGACCTCCTCAAGGAACCTCCTTTCCTCTTTCAGAACCTCTACCAGAATCGGAACCCCGACATTACAGGCATGAATCCCGAGGGTGCTGGTTAGTTCAATaacctccatcacctcgttCACACTAGCGCCTTCTCTCAATGCAGTCTTGATATGTGTATGGATTCCTGGAGTATAGAGATGCGTCGCGGCACTGTCAACAGCAAGTGCAACGAAAGCCTGCTCCTTTGGCGATAGAGTGGTTTTCTGATGTGGCACACGAGCCAACGAGAGGCCTGCGCTGAAGAATGTTGGATCTAGCGCAAGGATCGATTTCCAACCAGAATGAAAGGCATCCTGTCCCAGTTCGGAGACGAACTTGGCCTTCAAATTTGCTTCCTGCTGACTGGGTGACATGGTGTCTGAGCTATAGAGCCTTGTCGCCGCGTCAGAAATGGCTGGTGAGGTCTGAGTGGGCAAGAGTTGACGATGCGGGAAGTGTGCGGTTCCGGTTTGTGTGGCCGAAGACAGAACGCCCCTTGAAGCAATATACTACCGACATTAATTGACAAGCCGGTACTTATGATTAGGAAAGGCAGGTGACCGTCCGGATGTAGAGTGGGGTGTGATTCTCTTGCCAAGTAACTCCATGGGAATGGGCATGGCCACTATTACCGTAATTACATGCCGTATTGACCAAACGTGGGGTTCTAAGATACCCCACATACTCACGACGCATCTCACCTGAAGGTTGGACAGGACAAGCACGGATAGAGGTGGAAGCGTTCCGTGGATTATATTAGAGTTGACTCAGGTGAATTGGACACAACTCTCATATTCTAAACCGTTGGATCTGCAGGAGAAACGCTTCTCCCAGATTCTCCAAAAGTCCGGCCTGCTGATCAACTCCCCCAAAAACGATGGCTGTCCCTGTTGCTGATTTCCCACTCCACATCATGCGCAAAGATAGTCTCAATGCCTTTTCTTTCCAAGTCCCTAATCCTCTCCATCGTAGCCTTGGCTTTCTCGAGATCAGCATGGATGCAACACGTATGGCCTTGGGCATCCTGCCACTGTCCGACATCTCTTTCGTGGCGCATGATGCGGCGATCGTGGCAGGCATCGCCGGCAAGGTAGATCCATTTGGTGTCACTCTCGTTCTCGCTGGTGCGTGCAAGAAGGTTGATGTGGCCGGGAAGGTGACCGGGGGCATCGACGATGTAAAGACTACCATCTCCAAAGATATCCAGGGTTGAGGGTAAGCTGTCAAACTGGCGCCACGGCCCACTGAAATTGATGCCGGATACCTGCGCTTCATCCCGAGCTTTGTAAGCTGCCTCTGGGTCTGGAAGCTGTATAGTTCGATGCGGATCAAGCAGCTCTGGTTCGAAAAATGAATGACCTCCACGTAGATTTGATGCATTTCCCTGTAGCAAGTCAAGAGATCCATACCCAACGACGAAGGAGCTGCGGAGAAAATCGGTCGGCTCGCCGACGTGATCCCAGTGAACCTAGTCTCAAGGTTAGAAAGACAGTTAGCTCGAGGGAAGCGGGTGCAGGGCGTGGTTACGTGAGAGTATATGACATAGTCGACATCGTCCGGCGTCAGCCCGCCCAtcttgaggctcttgacAACATCAGGATCCGTTGTCAAGGGCTGTCGGGTGGCGATGTGACGGCGGATGGGCTCTGAATAGCGGCTAGGGTCCCGACGGACGCCTAGGTCAAAGACGATGCGCGTCGTCTTACCCGTCGTGGGAGAAGTATGCTGGATGAGAAAGCAAAGCGACGGGACTGTCTTGCGAGCTGTACTAGACGCTGGGCTCACGAATTGAGTTTCTGGAAGAGTGAAGCGGCCTCCAGAGAGGGCGTGAACCTGGACTGTTGAGAGGGCCATGGGAGCCTGATGTGGTTTGTTGACGTTTGGCGTGTTGAAGAGTCAAGTACAAGCTGCTCAGACAGCATGTTAAGCAGGGCGCACTTCTTCAATGACATGACTCTACCTCCCCCACATGGAGTGTCGCATTGCCTCCGGACTTCGAAGTCCCGGTTGCTCAACCCCACGCTCGGGGCTCCATTCCTACTCGCTGTACGTCACTGCTGTCTGTCTCGGACTGCCACATATAAGAAGTCTGTCCTGGGTTTTGATTCGTATCCAGATCAAGCCATTAAACGGGAGTCTGTGGAAGCAAAAATGACCATAGCGTCACTGGCCCAAGACTCACCGGCCACCTCTGTGGGCTTCATCGGCCTTGGTGCAATGGGAAAGCCAATGGTCATCAATCTCGCAAAGAAGTTGCCAAAAGGATCTCAAATTCACGTCTATGATATCGTTACAGCGGTGGTCGACGAGACGGTAGCTCTGTTTCCTGATTCGATCGTCAAATGTGCAAGCGCCAAAGAAGTCGCCGAGGCATGCGTAAGTGCAAGATGAAGGGCTCATAGTTCTTGCCATGCTAACCGCTTCATTGCGACAGGATGTGATCTTGACTATGCTGCCCGAAGGCGCTCATGTCAGGTCTGCATACCTTGATCCAGATTCGGGAATTCTCAGCGCATTTTCGATCTCGACGGCCAAGCTCCTGATCGACTCTTCCACGATTGATACGAGCACCAACCTATATATCAAGGAGCAGGTGTTGACGAAATCTCCGCAAAGTTTGTTCTATGACGCCCCAGTCAGTGGCGGAGTGATTGGGGCCGTTGATGCTTCAATGGCATTCTTCCTCGGCTGCTCCGAGTCGGATCCCAATCTTTCTCGCTTGACTGCACTCCTCTCCACTATGGGCGGGAAGGTAATCCCCTGTGGCGGACCATCTCTGGGCCTCTCAGCGAAGCTTTCAAACAACTATCTCTCTGGAGCCATTGCAATCGCCTGTTCCGAGGCAATGGATATGGGCATGCGTGCTGGCGTCGACGCCCATGTCCTAGCATCAGTCTTTGGCGCTGGAACGGCTCAAAACACCATCTGTGACAGGTTCAACCCCGTCCCGGGTGTTTGTCCAAAGGCGCCCGCGTCCAATGGATACAAAGGAGGGTTTAGAGTAcagttgatgaagaaggatgttTCGTTGGCTGTCAGCATGGCAAGAAGACTGGGCTCAAGAAATGCTCTGGGTTCGACCGTCTTAGGAGTGTACACAGCTGCTAGTGAGGCTTCGGATTGCAAGGATCTGGATTGTAGGGTGGTATTCAGGTACTTGGGGGGATCTGAGAAGGGAGCGAAATGACATGGGGAATTGCACTGACTTGGCAGAAGATTATCAAAGAGATAGATAGACTCGGCAGAAGAGTTTTAAGTAGATGGATAGACTCCAGAGAcagaaaagaaaaatattGTTAAAATAAAAGATGCAAAAACACAAGGGATCAAGATCACTAAGGAGCGTTATCCCCACTTGACCTGAACCGCGATTCAACTATCTACCCCGAGTTCTGAAGGTGGGGGATGTGGAGTGTTCCTAATATCTTTAATTAGAGGAGAAATAAAACCTCGAAATGTCCCTAAAGCGCGGAGGTGTTACTGTGTGCCATAGTGAGTTTCATCCTGAGCTACGTCCCTACCCCCGTTGACGTTGATGATCATGGCCCACGAGATCAAGCCTGCTCCGTTCCCGGGCCTGGATCTGCCTGCCTCTTCAGCAACAGTTCGAGTCCAGGCAGTCGACACCACAACACGCATGGTCTGCAACGCTGCAGTCTTCATCCAGCCTCCCATCACCCATCACTCAAcgctcaacctcaacaccatgtgTTTTCTGCTCGAGCACAAGACGGATCTTGGGTCTGAATATGTCCTGTTTGATTGTGGTTCTCGAAAGGACTTTTGGAATGGCTCACCTCAGACCAACAAGATGATTTCCAGTAACCTTGTGGGGATGCAGGTCATCCACGGTGTGGACGAGATCCTAGCCAGCTCAGGCTTTGATCTGGCCAATCTTAGTATGACAGATCCCTTCATATTAAACATTGGCTAACATGGCATGCTGCACAGAGTCAATCGTGTGGAGCCACTGGCATTGGGACCATATTGGTGATGGATCCAAGTTCCCGGCCTCGGTCGACATTGTCGTAGGACCAGGCTTCACTGCGGAATTTGCCCCAGGCTGGCCGGAGAAACCAGACACTCCAGTACTGGCGAGTGATCTAAGGTTGGTGATTTCTTCAAAGACTACCAGCGGCTAATTCTGGGCCCGTTGGCAGGGGGCATCGAATCCACGAGCCCGAGTTCGACACTTCAGTTGCCGGTTTCACTGCTCATGATTATTTCGGAGACGGTTCTTTCTACCTCCTAGATGTTCCTGGGGTTCGTTTTTGCCTTCCAAACCATGTTTCTGTTCTTGAGCTCACGGCATAATAGCATGCTCTTGGACATATTTGTGGGCTCGCAAGAACGACGCCAGATACCTTCATTTTCATGGGAGCTGACGCTTGCCACTTTGCTGGAGCATTCCGGCCAACACTCTATCTACCGTTACCTGCAAGTATATCAAGCAGCCAGCTGGACTCTTACTATCCaagcccttgcccttgctccGTGTTTACAGTCCATCATCCCGCCGCAAGAACCTGTTCTGAGGGGGACTCGGATGTCTCTCGCACCAGTCCATTCTACAAGGTCTCTAGGGTTCCTGGGACGGTGTACATACACGGTGACGCCGCACAGGCTAGCATCGATAAATTACGCATATTGGACGCTCATCCAGGAGTCTTCATCTGCCTCGCCCACGACGCCGCCTTGTTTGAAACGTTGCCTCTATACAACACCGACCCGGACCAAGACATCAATGACTGGAAGACAGCTGGATACAAGGAGAATACAAGATGGGCATTTCTGAATGAGCTTCCCAAGGGGGACAGCCCCGGTCGAAAGGCGATGGTCCAAGGATTGAAGCGTAAGGGCAAGATTATTTTGTGGGACGAAGGTAAAGGATTTGTTGATGTCGAGTGAGACCGGAAGCCTGCCAACTGTTTCGTAATAATGGAAGCCGAATATCTCACTCAAAGACATCTACAGTATGTTTCAATCCCAGTGCTCACCGTGAACGTGAGTATTGTTGTCTATTTACAGAGTCATGTCGATGACCAGTTTCCCGCTGGCTCCTTGCTTGCTGTCCCTTACTAGCTCATTGAGCTGCTCAAAGGGATATGCCTTGACCGAAGCTTTCACCCCATTTTCTACGACAAAGTCCAGCATCTCCCTGAGTTGCGTGTTTCTTCCGACCAAGCTTCCAACCAGCCTAATATCTCGAAAGACCAAGTCATGAGCACGGACGGAGAGCTTCTCTTTCGGGAAGCTAAGTACAATCATCGTGCCATGATCTCTCAACAG is a window from the Fusarium keratoplasticum isolate Fu6.1 chromosome 5, whole genome shotgun sequence genome containing:
- a CDS encoding FAD-binding-3 domain-containing protein; translation: MILYILFSTFSLVLAGQLRFSNFSDVTLAPFSPCNVKGPSRVAANNDVLDVFFDEKNYDGTRDDRGAELCVFEPGTRRNVGQMAKEGWQGFSVYVPSTSASTPFPDDRETMIAQQFCPGRCSSWCGGLRITNNSLVAEHRPSCGRAESGVLAENLTRDKWYDVVVRMRVSREQDGAYEVWLDGVKVYSKLGINVGFGTWDGDKLTTRWYFKNGMYAYDYDQYTGLTRTLHFANIAWYEADDGPSGLLLALMLAQSSIPVTLLDMKSDLDKNPRATHYPAPSMHELNRAGVGDELRERGFMPAGVTWRKLDGTPIVTLDAGNVSDDPDRMVCLPLDQLGEILRKHLLKHQNVNILFNYKVTGIGQNEEKAWVVAETPDGEKKLSADYIVGCDGANSQIRRSLFGDLEFPGRTWDEQIVATNVYYDFDQFKWNDSNFIVHPEHYYMAAKITKDGMWRVTYGELPGLTFEQLRERQPAKFRDMLPGHPSPSDYKLVNFSPYKVHQRLATSMRQGRFLLAADAAHLCNPFGGLGLTGGIVDVGGLYDCLRGIYEKKADTTILDKYNEIRRQKWLDVIDVVSSSNLRRLFEVDPEQALETDGFFQMLRKAETDPACSQELQNAVKAIQHDFTQYYK
- a CDS encoding Lactamase-B domain-containing protein, producing the protein MIATSGSGTPAYVVVSALDAGHITLPERLFVTDADPGLRVTVPSLSFLIQHQPSSLTAQKTTRIVFDLGVKRDLTGYREMQLAHVAQRQPIITNPDCADSLRKGNTDSRDLDRNFSQQLLDPGKDIDFVILSHVHWDHVGTPSDFNNATFIVGSGTLDLLKNGAGPLYSAELFNQDELPRLRTVELPPVKRHHSNEYNDTPLAPKHTDTPAQSVANLPQPAGQWAWQPLSVFPNALDFFGDGSLFVIDSPGHLYGHVNLLARLSEDKYLYLGGDCCHDPRILSGEKNIAMYDDGRGGVRSVHVHTETARATLDNISSFLRDRGSGNVQIEVVLAHDKVWREKNRHRFWPGTL
- a CDS encoding CMD domain-containing protein → MSQDSKLDALHKELFEQGLKMRRSVVGDAYVDRALANGSTEFSKPGQELVTEWCWGYAWTRPGLEKKQRSLLNIGMLMALNRGPELAVHVRGARNNGLTELEIREAILHCTTYCGVPAGVEAMKIAERVLNEMSETGEKTRELGNKAE
- a CDS encoding Lactamase-B domain-containing protein; this encodes MALSTVQVHALSGGRFTLPETQFVSPASSTARKTVPSLCFLIQHTSPTTGKTTRIVFDLGVRRDPSRYSEPIRRHIATRQPLTTDPDVVKSLKMGGLTPDDVDYVIYSHVHWDHVGEPTDFLRSSFVVGYGSLDLLQGNASNLRGGHSFFEPELLDPHRTIQLPDPEAAYKARDEAQVSGINFSGPWRQFDSLPSTLDIFGDGSLYIVDAPGHLPGHINLLARTSENESDTKWIYLAGDACHDRRIMRHERDVGQWQDAQGHTCCIHADLEKAKATMERIRDLERKGIETIFAHDVEWEISNRDSHRFWGS
- a CDS encoding Lactamase-B domain-containing protein, which codes for MTIASLAQDSPATSVGFIGLGAMGKPMVINLAKKLPKGSQIHVYDIVTAVVDETVALFPDSIVKCASAKEVAEACDVILTMLPEGAHVRSAYLDPDSGILSAFSISTAKLLIDSSTIDTSTNLYIKEQVLTKSPQSLFYDAPVSGGVIGAVDASMAFFLGCSESDPNLSRLTALLSTMGGKVIPCGGPSLGLSAKLSNNYLSGAIAIACSEAMDMGMRAGVDAHVLASVFGAGTAQNTICDRFNPVPGVCPKAPASNGYKGGFRVQLMKKDVSLAVSMARRLGSRNALGSTVLGVYTAASEASDCKDLDLSFILSYVPTPVDVDDHGPRDQACSAVDTTTRMVCNAAVFIQPPITHHSTLNLNTMCFLLEHKTDLGSEYVLFDCGSRKDFWNGSPQTNKMISSNLVGMQVIHGVDEILASSGFDLANLKSIVWSHWHWDHIGDGSKFPASVDIVVGPGFTAEFAPGWPEKPDTPVLASDLRGHRIHEPEFDTSVAGFTAHDYFGDGSFYLLDVPGHALGHICGLARTTPDTFIFMGADACHFAGAFRPTLYLPLPAIHHPAARTCSEGDSDVSRTSPFYKVSRVPGTVYIHGDAAQASIDKLRILDAHPGVFICLAHDAALFETLPLYNTDPDQDINDWKTAGYKENTRWAFLNELPKGDSPGRKAMVQGLKRKGKIILWDEGKGFVDVE